A stretch of DNA from Acipenser ruthenus chromosome 21, fAciRut3.2 maternal haplotype, whole genome shotgun sequence:
TAATAAAGAtgcaaatataattttaatgtttACTAcatgatttttaataaataataaaatattacgAGGAATCTCTTCATTACATAGAATGTGGTTTACATATTTGGCATTATATTGAGTGTTTGGGAACAATCCAGTGTTCTaaagaaatacaatacaattgatTTAGACACAGATTGAAATcaagctttttttatatatatatatatatatatatatatatatatatatatatatatatatatatatatataacattgatTGTTTTTTACGAACATAGAAAGAAGAATCATACACAAAAAACTATCCACCAAAACGCCACCATAATAAGAATACTaaagaaatatataaacataatgtacACCCACAGGTTAACTGGAATCAATGATTTTATGTGCAAATAATTCTATCACCAATTTAATTTCCTGTAATGATTATCAGATTTAGGACAATTGCATCTCACCGAAACAGGACCAACAGGTTCTGTATACAGCACTTTATATCCAATTAAGAAGTGAAACGGTCCCAAAAGAACATCTGGCAGTATCAGGGCACTGAAGAAACTTTGCTAGCACTAACTCTGCCCTGTTTTCCTGTTGGAATACAAGaaagtttatattttaaatatcatGGCATCCGCATGTAAGTGCCACCTCTCCTGACCCATACAGTACATAGCATGTGTCTGGTTACTTTATTACTGGTTACTGGTAGTACAACTGAGTTTAAAGGGGCAAAATACTCTTACAAAAGATGTAACTGTCTGGACAAACCATTTAGTCTTTCCTTCAGCATTCACCTCCATCTCTTCTGATGGAGGGCTTTGTTACAATAACACAGAAAGGTCATGCCCCTTGTCAAGGCAACTGCAGCTGTACTACTCAGAAACCTGGGGTGCTCCTCCTGGCGCAGATTAACAGCTGCACTTGCCCTGGTCTTTGTCCTTgctgtcactgagctgctctgtaGAGCCGTGGCCGTTGGAGCGCACCACCCCGTCAGGTATCCACGATTTGTCCACGCACCGCTCCATTCGCTTCATGATGAGATCCAGCAGAGAGTCCACTGCTTTGCTCACATTGTGCCCGTTCGCTGCACTCGTTTCAAAGTAAggaatcctaaaaaaaaaaaggttacaaatTAGCTGGATTCTCTATCCTGTCATTTCTATCTTGGCAATTTGAGTGTCATTTCCTGTATAATTTAGAAGTCAGTACTCATAATGGTTTCCCCCCCAAGATCCGATCATGTCAATTAGGATAAAATGTTGTCATCAAAAAATGTCAATATACTAATTTATAGAAATTCTAAGAAGCCAAATCAAGTACAAACAGAGATACCAAAACCATCAATGTTTGTTTAGTTCTCTGTTTGAGTAAGAGCTCTGATCGACTGGTACCGTTAAGATTTTAGGATGAGGAACAAAGTACTTGACTTTGACATGAGTCACTCTTAATCAACCAAAATGATCGATCTTTCGAGTGGCCTTTACAGAACAGTACATGCATAGCACAGAAACCGCTCCCATCACCGTCTGGAGTTACCCTGGATCCACTACcaagcattttattaaaaaaaaaaaaacaacgtttgaAAATGAAGCAACCCTCTTTGTAGTCTCAATTTTCTCTATATGGATTGACGAGTTATGTTTCTTATGGCCGAATACAAAGAACTATTCAAACAGGGAACCACAGAAATCACCCAATGTCACTTTAACAATGGGTTTATCACTGTATGACAAAAGTTATTTTCATTTAGAGCTCTTAATCAAACAAGAGCTCTTAATCAAACTAGTATTGTAAAAGAATGAAACTGTACAAAAGGTAAGAGAAAAAGAAACAGTTACTCCACCCTTTCTGAAGGTCTATAACTACCATTTAAATAGACAGATTATTTGCATTGTTACGTGCTGCAAACATTTGAGCTTATGCAAACACTGCGTCTGCTGGCATTTGCAACTTCCCTCTTAGTAAACTAGAACACAGTTTGGCAAGAGATACAACATGAGGCTGCATACCCATATTTATCAGCAAGCTCCCTGGCTTCCTCTTCCTTCACTGCTCTCTGGTCGTCCAGATCACATTTGTTGCCACATAAAACAATGTCTGGGTTTTCACAATATGCATGCATCTGTAACTGACCTAGACAGAAAGGCattaatgtaataaatatttgCTGTGTTAATTGTAAAATAGACTCCTGCTTACCATCCAGGCTGTATTGCCATTTCTTAAAGTTGTACATTTAATGAAACAAGAtttttcacaaaatacattcagtTGAGATTTATTTGGGTCTGTTTTTATAATCTAAACTGTGGCAGATCCAAATAATGTCACTGGTTCATATATCTTTCTGGGGCTTCCCCTCAAGGGGGGGTTAATGGCCTCCTTAATAACATAATTGAAAACAATTCAAATTCAATGGAAAAAGTGCTGCAAAAGAACGAATCTTTAAGAGTTTAAACTATTTTGATCGGCTGCTGTTCAGACCGTTAATATAGACCCCCATTTACATTAGTATACAGACAGTGACTCCAGGTATTTAGGTTTAAGGACATATAACTATTATAGTACAAACTTTGAAGAACTTAAAAGAATGCTAAAACGTACTCATCCAGCTTCTGACGTTAAGGAAACTTTGCTCATTTGTGAGATCAAATAGCAAAAGAAAGCCCATGGAATCCCTGAAGAACGCTGTTGTTAAACTTCGAAACCTAGGAGAACGAAGAAAACATTAATACGGTATGCAGTacatacaaaaaacacacttAAATCAGACAGTGGAAACTAGTTTGCATCTTCAAATAATAATGGGACGCTATGTACCAGAGGAGACTCGTATTCAAAGGGTGAATATTGAAAGAAACTTAAATCAAACTCCCCACAGAAGCAAACTAAAGTGCAGAAAATTGCAATGCAGAACCCTTCATTTACTGAGCCAAACAAAGGTGAAAGACAAAGGCCAAGGGGCTGACACAGCCTTAGGGGCAgctagttaataataataataataataataataataataataataataataataataataataataataataataacccaccTTTCCTGTCCTGCCGTGTCCCACAGCTGAATGTGTATTCTTTGCCCTCTGACAGAATTCCCCTCTGGGCCACAAGATTTATATATCTATTGAAGTAAAAGATTTCTCTTAAATTCTAaattccaacatttttttttcacaaccctGTGGAAGTCTATTAAGCTTACGTTGCCTTTGTTTTATGCCACCAAAGCAGCAGGTTTGAATTCAAAAGCACGTTACACATGTATTACTGGATCAGGCGCAGTTTAAGGTTTCTCCGGTGTTTGGTGTGAGACTGATTGTGATCTTTTTGTCATTTATTCTATGGTTTGTGTCTTTCATTCTATGCTTCTGAGTGGTAGACTCAGCGTTAAAATTCAGTGCAGTAAAATGAGATTGTTTAAATTGGTGAAGCCATTTCATTTAGCGACCTTAAAAATCTTCTTGTGGGAGCATGACAGAAAAATGCACAGAGGGAACCATTCTAGTTTAGAAACTCAAGAAGGTCAATTACATTGTCATCTAATCTCTTCTTGCTGTTTTTAGCTCTTCAAATCAGCAAATGTTTCCACTGGGACTTAAAACATCCTTATTCACTGAAGTGGAGAATGCAAGGAAGTGAGTGACACAGTAGATTTTAAGTTTTCTAAACAACTTGACAGGTTGGGGAGACAAAGTTTGTTGTTGCGAGGTCTGCTTGCTCAAAAACTACCAACAGAAATTATTAACAGGCTGAAGGATATTTAAGAAAATAGAAAAGCACTAAAACCCTGTGATCTGTGTTCCAAACCTCCGGAGGTCAATTTCTGGTACTGATGTTCCTGCTCATCTTTCATACAGAATTCAAAAACACCTGATCCAGCTTGGGATTTTCAAGTTCAATAGTGTGTGACTATTTCCAGTACAGGGTCCCTTCAGCTAGCCGCGCCGGACACAGGAGCAGCTCCTCAACTGACCCAAGCCACGTCCCCCTGGAGCACTCCCATCATGGGACAAACCTAATCAAATGGCAGCAATTCCCAAGCAGGCCAACTCTACTAAAACAGGACAGTGTTGTAAATTACAACTGCTTACTTACCACCCTTTTTTCTCTGAAGTCTATGCCCACAGTTGTGATAAACTTGGAGTTGAACTTTCCATCTGTGTACTGGTACAAGAAGCTGGTCTTTCCCACTCCTGAGTCTCCCAGAGCTAAGAATTTGATGAGGTAATCATAGTCCCCATCAGACATAGTGAGAACTTCGCTCTGACCTGCAACACAAGCAAACACATCACTGTTAATTATAATGAGCATGTCCATTGGTCAATGTGGATACGCCCACCTCTGATTTCAAGTTGCATTCAGGTACCAACTGATAGCTATCTATTATGTTTGTGAAATAATATAGAATTTCAAACTTAGCAGGGGAGGTAGTTTTATGGTATGTGcatctcatttttcttttttgccaCACAAAAAATATAGCAATACTTTTTTGAGAGTAGGGCTAACATGTTACTGCTAAGACTATCTATCCACAAATTAGTTAATGCTAGACTATGTACATTAATACAGTACTGGAAACTCATAGCACAAAGCAAAACATAGTAGGGATGTTGGATTCTTTAAAATGTCTATAAGAACAAGCATATTGAACCCCAGGAGAAGCACTCTAGTGCTGTATTTAGACTTTACAAGCTATCCAAAGGGCATAAATGTTGGTGTTAAAATCAAAAGAATATCCAGTCCTCATTATTTTATGGTAAATTCACACCCTTGTTGATGCTGCATGAACTCCCTGTCTAACAGAATAATGGTATGTTACAAAATAGCAGTGTATTCTACATATAAAAAAATCCTAGCTTCAAAAGTAACCACAACCTACAGGATACAAATTCAACTTATCCTTGTGAAAGACtatgtaacatactgtacaagaAAATGTCTTTCACATCATATGACTGCCCCATGAGAAAATATCCAGACAAAGATCAACATTCTTTTCACTTCTTTGAACTCTCATCACAAGCATAAGCAGCTTAACAACTGGAAGAAAATCGAATTCGAGATAAATCTGTTCAGCCGTAGCTGTGGTAGTATCTAATTCAGCAAACGCTCAGAGCCCACAAAGACTGCCATTttatctgccaaaaaaaaaaaaaaagccttctacCTAAACGTGTAATCCTCAACCTTGCTAAAGCACTCCAGCCAGAGATGTACACATTTCAGGGGTCACATTAAAAACATCACCACATCTACAGTGTTTTTACCACTTTGATTGATGTATAGTTTTCTGTGTATTTTGCTTATTCTATTGTAGCTGTTGGTCTAACCAGTGATATAACACATTATACCTGTCAGTATAATGAAAACTAATGTCACTGTCATGACCATAAAGTCAAACGCTAACACATACCCATGCAAAGTTTAATCAAAATGTAGCCTTTCAATAACTTTCAGTTTCCATTACTCTGAACAACACAGTGCACTCTGAGTTACATTCAGACTATGAGGGAAGAATATCTTGGACTAAAATGTCAATGCAAAGTTTCAAATCTTGATTGCGTGTTTAGGAAGGTATAGGCCCTCATTAGCCCAACATTTACATAAGCATTATGGCCAGTTATAACATGCTAATTTtgaaacaagagagagagagagagagagagagagagagagagtaaataATAGTCTTTAAAGTACATTATAACTCAATAATGTTCACTTAATAAAGACCAAACCTTGAATTGTGATATTTTCATTTAAACACCAATGATATACAAAGTTGATATGTTAAAACATCCCCCCTTTAGAAATACTTGGTAATAAACCTCCACCTGTGAATGAAGTCAAATAATCAAGACTATAACAgagcttttatttgtttatttagcagcttGAAGATGTAAATGTAACCTCCCGCTGCTGCAAGCAGAAGCAGACCCATACTTATTTGGTGACACTGGCGAGCACGTGTCAAGGGAATTCTCCTGTTTctgattaaaaaaatgtagaaagtCGACACCAAGGAAATCATATCATATAGTTTAGGATTTGTACATGATTTAACCTGTGCCTCCCAGCCATTAATAAACAGAATTTGCCTGACAGAAAAAGGCTACAGTAATGTGTGATCATTATTCAATAGTGTTCagataacaaaataaattatgtttatatatatatatatatagtaaatatgggctggagaggagggctattaAAGTGGGTTGGGTCAGGTCGCaggtaagaagacggtgctgcAGCAGGTTGCAGGTTTGGGTCGGGTCTGAGTCAGAAGCGGGTCATAAAAATCGGCCACGTGCAGGACTCTGGTGTAAGGATGTTATggcaatagttcaatctgttTTTCCTCCggtatgatgaggttttaaccaaacacaggccaggatttccaatcactgattttcattatatatacacacacacacacacacacttttctgaCCAAAccttaaatgttaatattttcaTTACAGAGCTTCATGACACTGCACACCAGGTTTAACTTCCTCCCTGTCTAAATATTTAGTAACGTACCTCCACCCAGTGAATAAAGTGAACAAGCAACTGCTGTAGGTTATCAGTCCACTGTTATCTGGAAggtgtgaattcttgttttttttttccacaacttgcctgtgaaatgtacaaaaaaaaaaaaaaatcactgtgccaAAATCGTATCCTTAATGATCAATGTTGACAGCTGTTGACTGTAACCACAGCTGATGTACTCTAGAACTGAATATAAAAAGAATCCCAGCTATTCACTCAGTGCATCCATTAGCAAATAACAATACAGTTAAGTTGCTTTCCAGTAATAATTGTGGATCTTCAACAGTAGCAGCAGAAAAAACACGATGTAATATGCTGAGCAAGAATATATCTGCCGTTAGATGTAGCCCTTCACTAGCTGCTCATATATTGAGAGGCTTTGTATCAAATCTGCTTTTCTTTCAATATCTGATTTTTAAATGCTTGCCTAAAACTTCAAGAGCACTTGGAAAATGCAGGCTCTCACAAGAAATCAGACTTGTTTGCTAATATTTCTTTCTTGGTACTACTATTCAATTAAACTTTCTGAACACCTTGCTCGTGCACACATCATGGGAAAACAACATCTGGAACACTGATCCCTAGAACTATTCCGATACAAATGTCTGAACAGTCTTACCAGAAAGAAATCCCCAGGATTAAAGCCAAACTAGTGCGATCTGCAGAAGCTCTTTGCAACACCACTGACTGTAGTAAGCACACAGCGTTCCGAGCCTACATGTCACAAAGGAGTGGCTCTCACTGCATTCTGAACCACTGCTGACCTTGCTTATGATAGGAAGGTTTTTAAAGCATCTAAAACTACATTGCAGTGAACAAACATGCACTTGTAATGTCTAGTGATTAAGGAAATGGAGTGCTGAACAGCTGAAGCCATAATGCATGCACTTTCTCTCAACAGTTTGCACGCAGCTAGGAAGAGGACACTGTCTTTTCCATTCTTATTCAGAACAGCTGCATCCCGATGATTACGACTGGACATGTTCACAGACACTGTCCATCGCTGCATATTTATACCACAAGGCCAATAAAAGCCAATAAAAAGTCTGATCAAATCATGGAGCGATAAGCTACACAAACTGAATATTAATTCAAAGTCTTATATAAATTTTGTCGCAgtataatttagtttttattagatttatataaaaaataaattgtatatcaTTATTATCAGGTTCCTTTGAGCAGGGAATGCTATAATTAAGCCTGAACAGAACCTATAAATATCTGTGTTGATATGAAGACACTAGATACCTTTTATTAATAACATACCTTAACGCTTCAAGGAAAAACAGATTTTGATTCCGTGTAGAAATTTTGATCCGTCATGCATCAAAGTGAACTTCAGCCTTTAATCCATCCACAGAACAGCTCTTCATCTCGTCTTCAAGAAACAGAGTGGGATAAATTTGCAGCAGTCTGACCTTTTGAGAAACTTGTATTTCACTGAAGTATCACGGAAAGCAACCCAAACTACTTCTTTCCCAGGCAAC
This window harbors:
- the LOC117427718 gene encoding ras-related protein Rab-27A; this translates as MSDGDYDYLIKFLALGDSGVGKTSFLYQYTDGKFNSKFITTVGIDFREKRVIYKSCGPEGNSVRGQRIHIQLWDTAGQERFRSLTTAFFRDSMGFLLLFDLTNEQSFLNVRSWMSQLQMHAYCENPDIVLCGNKCDLDDQRAVKEEEARELADKYGIPYFETSAANGHNVSKAVDSLLDLIMKRMERCVDKSWIPDGVVRSNGHGSTEQLSDSKDKDQGKCSC